From a single Kitasatospora sp. NBC_00458 genomic region:
- the glnII gene encoding glutamine synthetase GlnII: protein MAIKAEYIWIDGTKPTAKLRSKTRVLPNADKIPTWGFDGSSTNQAEGHASDRVLEPVKVTKDPIRGGDNILVLCEVHETDGTPHESNTRALLRTAAEQYAAQESIFGIEQEYTFFKGSRPLGFPEGGFPAPQGGYYCGVGAEEVFGREIVELHLDRCIDAGLAICGINAEVMPGQWEFQIGPVDALTVSDDMWIARYLLYRTAEEFGIDATLDAKPARGDWNGAGAHTNFSTRAMREGYDAIITACESLGASQEIVLEHVSQYGDDIQSRLTGKHETAPWNVYSYGVSNRGASVRIPWQVEVEQKGYIEDRRPNANVDPYVVTRLLINTCCAALEKAGQV, encoded by the coding sequence GTGGCAATCAAGGCCGAGTACATCTGGATCGACGGCACCAAGCCGACCGCCAAGCTCCGCTCCAAGACTCGGGTCCTGCCGAACGCCGACAAGATCCCCACCTGGGGCTTCGACGGTTCCTCGACCAACCAGGCCGAAGGCCACGCCTCGGACCGAGTGCTGGAGCCGGTCAAGGTCACCAAGGACCCGATCCGCGGCGGCGACAACATCCTCGTCCTCTGCGAGGTCCACGAGACCGACGGCACCCCGCACGAGTCGAACACCCGCGCCCTGCTGCGCACCGCCGCCGAGCAGTACGCGGCGCAGGAGTCGATCTTCGGCATCGAGCAGGAGTACACCTTCTTCAAGGGCTCCCGCCCGCTCGGCTTCCCCGAGGGCGGCTTCCCGGCCCCGCAGGGCGGCTACTACTGCGGCGTCGGCGCCGAGGAGGTCTTCGGCCGCGAGATCGTCGAGCTGCACCTCGACCGCTGCATCGACGCCGGCCTCGCCATCTGCGGCATCAACGCCGAGGTCATGCCCGGCCAGTGGGAGTTCCAGATCGGCCCGGTCGACGCCCTGACCGTCTCCGACGACATGTGGATCGCCCGCTACCTGCTCTACCGCACCGCCGAGGAGTTCGGCATCGACGCCACCCTCGATGCCAAGCCGGCCAGGGGCGACTGGAACGGTGCGGGTGCGCACACCAACTTCTCCACCCGGGCGATGCGCGAGGGCTACGACGCGATCATCACCGCCTGCGAGTCGCTCGGCGCCTCCCAGGAGATCGTCCTGGAGCACGTCAGCCAGTACGGCGACGACATCCAGTCCCGCCTGACCGGCAAGCACGAGACCGCCCCGTGGAACGTCTACTCCTACGGCGTCTCCAACCGCGGCGCGTCGGTCCGCATCCCGTGGCAGGTCGAGGTGGAGCAGAAGGGCTACATCGAGGACCGCCGCCCCAACGCGAACGTCGACCCGTACGTGGTCACCCGCCTGCTGATCAACACCTGCTGCGCCGCCCTGGAGAAGGCCGGCCAGGTCTGA
- a CDS encoding esterase/lipase family protein — MARRHLVYVLPGIGGSVLERPGAGGQPGTAVWDAGFGDIAALLARPGRLTPDRPLRPTGLIRSRRLLPGWTVVPGYERLLDGLRALPGVRLDEGHPDRRDPAANVVAFPYDFRLGVAHAARLLAADVHERLQDHSEAERAGRVVVVAHSMGGLVARHWLGALEGWPLCRALITLGTPHRGAPKALDVLANGVRVAGFRLDDVSDLLRTWPGVADLLPRYPAVWDATTGSARHPLDPALPDLGEHAAAALAMHHEIEDGWRNIPRDPEAPQVRPLLGWSHRTPGAAYWDGKRLTVTKSMPDWLDLDGWEEDHGDGTVPAYSAVPLEMSGHDTSDWRARDRHGPIGSASWIPALVESYERRAALTAVRGEERLTSLGLDLDELHPADAAVPLRVRLHRYTPPAGATDSGPGGAPGGEQDSGPDGEPAAVWASLRQAEAPGRRTAEVRLEWDTAEGCYRTDLPGQPPGLYDLKVTASAVPGAGDLTATDTIAVVAP; from the coding sequence GTGGCACGCAGGCACCTCGTGTACGTCCTGCCGGGCATCGGCGGCAGCGTACTGGAACGTCCGGGGGCGGGCGGACAGCCGGGAACGGCCGTCTGGGACGCGGGATTCGGCGACATCGCCGCCCTCCTCGCCCGACCCGGCCGCCTCACCCCCGACCGGCCGCTCCGGCCCACCGGACTCATCCGCTCCCGCCGGCTGCTGCCCGGCTGGACCGTCGTCCCCGGCTACGAACGGCTCCTCGACGGCCTGCGCGCCCTGCCCGGCGTCCGGCTCGACGAGGGCCACCCCGACCGGCGAGACCCGGCCGCCAACGTGGTCGCCTTCCCCTACGACTTCCGGCTCGGCGTCGCCCACGCCGCCCGACTGCTCGCCGCCGACGTCCACGAACGCCTCCAGGACCACAGCGAGGCCGAACGCGCCGGCCGCGTCGTCGTCGTCGCCCACTCGATGGGCGGCCTGGTCGCCCGCCACTGGCTCGGCGCCCTGGAGGGCTGGCCGCTCTGCCGCGCCCTGATCACCCTCGGCACCCCGCACCGCGGCGCCCCCAAGGCCCTCGACGTCCTGGCCAACGGCGTCCGGGTGGCCGGGTTCCGGCTCGACGACGTCAGCGACCTGCTCCGCACCTGGCCCGGCGTCGCCGACCTGCTCCCCCGCTACCCCGCCGTCTGGGACGCCACCACCGGCAGCGCCCGCCACCCGCTCGACCCGGCGCTCCCCGACCTCGGCGAGCACGCGGCGGCCGCCCTCGCCATGCACCACGAGATCGAGGACGGCTGGCGGAACATCCCGCGCGACCCCGAAGCCCCCCAAGTCCGGCCGCTGCTCGGCTGGAGCCACCGCACCCCCGGCGCCGCGTACTGGGACGGCAAGCGGCTCACGGTGACGAAGAGCATGCCCGACTGGCTCGACCTCGACGGCTGGGAGGAGGACCACGGCGACGGCACCGTCCCCGCCTACTCCGCCGTCCCCCTGGAGATGAGCGGCCACGACACCTCCGACTGGCGCGCCCGCGACCGGCACGGGCCGATCGGCTCCGCCTCCTGGATCCCCGCCCTGGTCGAGTCCTACGAGCGGCGCGCCGCGCTCACCGCCGTCCGCGGCGAGGAGCGGCTGACCTCGCTCGGCCTCGACCTGGACGAACTCCACCCGGCCGACGCCGCCGTCCCGCTCCGGGTCCGGCTGCACCGCTACACCCCGCCCGCCGGCGCGACCGACAGCGGCCCTGGGGGCGCACCCGGCGGCGAGCAGGACAGCGGCCCCGACGGCGAGCCGGCCGCAGTGTGGGCCTCCCTCCGGCAGGCCGAAGCCCCCGGGCGGCGGACCGCCGAGGTCAGACTGGAGTGGGACACCGCCGAAGGCTGCTACCGCACCGACCTGCCCGGCCAGCCGCCCGGCCTCTACGACCTCAAGGTGACCGCGAGCGCCGTCCCCGGCGCCGGCGACCTCACCGCCACCGACACCATCGCGGTGGTGGCCCCGTGA
- a CDS encoding LLM class flavin-dependent oxidoreductase yields the protein MSLTFHWFLPTNGDSRHVVGGGHGSTPGTAGTDRPPSVAYLGQIARSAEQLGFEGVLTPTGAWCEDAWLTTAMLTQVTERLKYLVAFRPGQISPTLAAQMAATYQRQSGGRLLLNVVTGGESAEQRAYGDFLDKDARYARTGEFLSITRRLWAGETVDHEGPHLRVERAQLNRLPDPVPPVYFGGSSPAAGDVAARYADVYLTWGEPPAQVREKLAWVRELAAAQGRVVRFGIRLHVITRDTSAQAWAETERLLAAMDPQRIRETQRALAESESEGQRRMLALHGGSADRLEVHPGLWAGIGLLRGGAGTALVGSHREVADLITEYHELGIDEFVLSGMPHLEEAYWFGEGVLPLLAERNLWRRPV from the coding sequence ATGTCCCTGACCTTCCACTGGTTCCTGCCCACCAACGGCGACAGCCGGCACGTCGTCGGCGGCGGGCACGGCTCGACGCCCGGCACGGCGGGCACGGACCGTCCGCCGTCCGTCGCCTATCTGGGTCAGATCGCCCGCAGTGCGGAGCAGTTGGGGTTCGAGGGGGTGCTGACGCCGACCGGCGCGTGGTGCGAGGACGCCTGGCTGACGACGGCGATGCTCACCCAGGTGACGGAGCGGCTCAAGTACCTGGTGGCGTTCCGGCCGGGGCAGATCAGTCCGACGCTGGCCGCGCAGATGGCGGCGACCTACCAACGGCAGTCCGGTGGGCGGCTGTTGCTCAACGTGGTGACGGGCGGCGAGTCGGCGGAGCAGCGCGCGTACGGGGACTTCCTCGACAAGGACGCGCGCTACGCCCGGACCGGGGAGTTCCTGTCGATCACGCGCAGGCTCTGGGCGGGCGAGACCGTCGACCACGAGGGGCCCCATCTCCGGGTGGAGCGCGCGCAGTTGAACCGGCTGCCGGACCCGGTGCCGCCGGTCTACTTCGGCGGTTCGTCCCCGGCGGCGGGCGATGTCGCCGCCCGGTACGCGGACGTCTACCTGACCTGGGGCGAACCGCCCGCCCAGGTGCGGGAGAAGCTCGCCTGGGTCCGTGAACTGGCCGCCGCGCAGGGCCGGGTGGTGCGGTTCGGGATCCGGCTGCACGTGATCACCCGGGACACCTCGGCGCAGGCCTGGGCGGAGACCGAACGGCTGCTGGCGGCGATGGATCCGCAGCGGATCCGGGAGACCCAGCGGGCGCTGGCGGAGAGCGAGTCGGAGGGGCAGCGCCGGATGCTGGCGCTGCACGGCGGTTCGGCCGACCGGCTGGAGGTCCACCCGGGCCTCTGGGCGGGCATCGGGCTGCTGCGGGGCGGTGCGGGGACGGCGCTGGTCGGCAGTCACCGGGAGGTCGCCGACCTGATCACCGAGTACCACGAGCTGGGCATCGACGAGTTCGTGCTCAGCGGGATGCCGCACCTGGAGGAGGCGTACTGGTTCGGCGAGGGGGTGCTGCCGCTGCTCGCGGAGCGCAACCTGTGGCGGCGGCCGGTGTAG
- a CDS encoding GNAT family N-acetyltransferase, giving the protein MTDDRQTAPAPAPAATATATATATAQDLPGGGPHGLPDGYEISTDPGRLDAALIHRWLSLDAYWAKGRPREKQDTAIAGSLNFGVYDQASGAQLGYARVVTDQATFAWLCDVYIDPAARGKGLGTALAAAVRDHLAPYGLRRVMLATADAHEVYAKVGFAPLETPGKWMALGEQ; this is encoded by the coding sequence ATGACCGACGACCGCCAGACCGCCCCCGCCCCCGCCCCCGCCGCCACCGCCACCGCCACCGCCACCGCCACCGCCCAGGACCTGCCCGGCGGCGGGCCCCACGGCCTCCCCGACGGCTACGAGATCTCCACCGACCCCGGGCGCCTCGACGCCGCACTGATCCACCGCTGGCTGTCGCTGGACGCCTACTGGGCGAAGGGCCGCCCCCGCGAGAAGCAGGACACCGCCATCGCGGGCTCCCTCAACTTCGGCGTCTACGACCAGGCCTCCGGCGCCCAGCTCGGCTACGCCCGCGTCGTCACCGACCAGGCCACCTTCGCCTGGCTCTGCGACGTCTACATCGACCCCGCCGCCCGCGGCAAGGGCCTGGGCACCGCGCTGGCGGCCGCCGTCCGCGACCACCTCGCCCCGTACGGCCTGCGCCGCGTCATGCTGGCCACGGCGGACGCCCACGAGGTCTACGCCAAGGTCGGGTTCGCACCGCTGGAGACGCCCGGGAAGTGGATGGCCCTCGGCGAGCAGTGA
- a CDS encoding ALF repeat-containing protein: MKLPKVSAVIVAAALAPTVLFPSMASAADQPKPTGVSGPDAASDAVEDSQEAQDRAEIQRILDDKATGRGVREGAQKALAGTAADLRHFLTVELDGLRQEDDRVEAFRLIATGGPAVKKAATEALRGSHADLVKFLKEGQFAARAEDDDRAEVQRILADKDSGTSVREAAQKVVDGTAAELRHFLEVDLENARITDDRVRVVQILSTGGRSVKAAAEKALRVNSPEAIRKFLTEGQFTARAEDDRVEILTLIGGKDVSPAVFEAAQKALGGTPAQLRHFLTVELPNIREQDDRVKLSQIMHVGGPAVRKAANAAMSGSHADVLKFLREGQYTARAEDEAAAAAEAAAKQTTPPVQPGQSQNTGAGHVQPAAQTTQTGQTAQTAAVTGAQATPAVVPAKAAGTTTGTTATGTTAGTTAAVSGQLAATGVDEGLGWEAGGAAAAVAAGAALVAVSRRRRSVEG, from the coding sequence ATGAAGTTGCCCAAGGTGTCCGCCGTCATCGTCGCGGCCGCACTTGCGCCCACCGTCCTGTTCCCGTCGATGGCCTCCGCCGCCGACCAGCCGAAGCCCACCGGGGTGTCCGGCCCCGACGCGGCCTCCGACGCCGTCGAGGACTCGCAGGAGGCGCAGGACCGCGCCGAGATCCAGCGGATCCTGGACGACAAGGCCACCGGACGCGGCGTCCGCGAGGGAGCGCAGAAGGCCCTCGCCGGGACCGCCGCCGACCTGCGCCACTTCCTCACGGTCGAGCTGGACGGGCTCCGCCAGGAGGACGACCGGGTCGAGGCCTTCCGGCTGATCGCCACCGGCGGACCCGCCGTCAAGAAGGCGGCCACGGAGGCTCTTCGCGGCAGCCACGCGGACCTCGTCAAGTTCCTCAAGGAGGGGCAGTTCGCGGCCCGCGCCGAGGACGACGACCGGGCCGAGGTGCAGCGGATCCTGGCGGACAAGGACTCGGGCACCAGCGTTCGCGAGGCCGCCCAGAAGGTCGTCGACGGCACCGCCGCCGAGCTGCGCCACTTCCTGGAGGTTGACCTGGAGAACGCGCGCATCACCGACGACCGGGTCAGGGTCGTCCAGATCCTCAGCACCGGCGGGCGGTCCGTCAAGGCGGCCGCGGAGAAGGCGCTCAGGGTGAACAGCCCCGAGGCGATCCGCAAGTTCCTCACCGAGGGCCAGTTCACGGCGCGCGCCGAGGACGACCGGGTCGAGATCCTGACCCTCATCGGCGGCAAGGACGTCAGCCCGGCCGTCTTCGAGGCCGCTCAGAAGGCCCTCGGCGGCACGCCGGCCCAGCTGCGCCACTTCCTCACGGTCGAGCTCCCGAACATCCGCGAGCAGGACGACCGGGTGAAGCTCTCCCAGATCATGCACGTCGGCGGTCCGGCCGTCCGGAAGGCCGCCAACGCCGCCATGAGCGGCAGCCACGCGGACGTCCTCAAGTTCCTCCGGGAGGGCCAGTACACGGCCCGCGCCGAGGACGAGGCCGCCGCGGCCGCCGAGGCGGCCGCCAAGCAGACCACCCCGCCGGTCCAGCCGGGCCAGTCGCAGAACACCGGCGCCGGGCACGTCCAGCCGGCCGCCCAGACCACGCAGACCGGCCAGACCGCTCAGACCGCCGCCGTCACGGGCGCCCAGGCGACCCCGGCCGTGGTGCCCGCCAAGGCCGCCGGCACCACCACCGGCACCACCGCGACCGGCACCACGGCCGGCACCACGGCCGCGGTCTCCGGCCAGCTCGCCGCCACCGGCGTGGACGAGGGCCTCGGCTGGGAGGCCGGCGGCGCCGCCGCGGCCGTCGCCGCCGGTGCGGCGCTGGTCGCCGTGTCCCGCCGTCGCCGCTCCGTCGAGGGCTGA